One genomic region from Leptospira tipperaryensis encodes:
- a CDS encoding class I fructose-bisphosphate aldolase, whose amino-acid sequence MIDKIKAALGGEADSLLNHTCKTIPKESLSLPGANYVDDIFSKSDRNNTVLRNYQAILNTGRLSGTGYTSILPVDQGIEHSAGASFAKNPAYFDPENIVKLAIEGGCNAVASTLGVLGLVSRKYAHKIPFIVKINHNELLSYPNKFDQILFANVEQAFDMGAVAVGATIYFGSDESSRQIQEITEAFHRAHELGMVTILWAYLRNDAFKPDKIDYHLATDLTGQANHLAATIQADIVKQKLPEVYAGGFRDLKFGKKDDRMYTTLTADNAIDMARYQVANCYMGKIGLINSGGASGENDLGDAVKAAVVNKRAGGMGMISGRKAFQKPMKDGVSLLNAIQDVYLAKEVTIA is encoded by the coding sequence ATGATTGATAAAATCAAAGCCGCCCTGGGCGGAGAAGCGGATTCTCTTTTAAACCATACCTGTAAGACGATTCCAAAAGAATCTTTGAGCCTCCCAGGCGCCAACTACGTAGACGATATTTTTTCCAAAAGTGATAGAAACAATACCGTTCTTAGAAACTACCAGGCCATCTTAAATACAGGAAGATTGTCCGGAACCGGTTATACTTCCATTCTTCCCGTTGACCAAGGAATCGAACACAGCGCGGGCGCGTCCTTCGCTAAAAACCCTGCATACTTTGATCCGGAGAACATCGTAAAACTCGCGATCGAAGGCGGTTGCAACGCGGTGGCTTCCACTTTGGGAGTATTGGGTCTGGTTTCCAGAAAATACGCTCACAAGATTCCTTTTATCGTTAAGATTAACCACAACGAACTTCTTTCGTATCCGAACAAGTTCGACCAGATTCTTTTTGCGAACGTGGAACAGGCTTTCGACATGGGAGCGGTTGCGGTCGGAGCTACGATCTATTTTGGATCCGATGAATCTTCTCGCCAAATTCAAGAAATCACCGAAGCGTTTCACAGAGCTCACGAACTCGGAATGGTTACGATCCTTTGGGCCTACTTGAGAAACGACGCGTTCAAACCCGACAAAATCGACTATCACTTAGCGACCGACCTTACCGGACAAGCAAACCACTTGGCCGCTACGATCCAAGCCGATATCGTAAAACAAAAACTTCCTGAAGTTTATGCGGGCGGTTTTAGAGATCTGAAGTTCGGAAAAAAAGACGACAGAATGTACACAACTTTAACTGCGGATAACGCGATCGATATGGCTCGTTATCAAGTCGCAAACTGTTATATGGGAAAAATCGGTCTGATCAATTCCGGAGGAGCTTCCGGAGAAAACGACCTCGGAGACGCTGTAAAAGCTGCAGTTGTCAACAAAAGAGCGGGTGGAATGGGAATGATTTCCGGAAGAAAGGCTTTTCAAAAGCCGATGAAAGACGGAGTTTCTCTTTTAAACGCGATCCAAGACGTTTATCTTGCAAAAGAAGTAACGATCGCTTAA